The Lentimicrobiaceae bacterium genome includes the window CTGGTTTCAGAAATTCTATCCAATGGTTTAAGGTCAAGGATATCCTTGCATGAAGTTAGCGCCAACGCTGCTACAATCAGGTATATTATCTTTTTCATCTTTTTTAGTTTTAAAAAGTTAAGTTGAATCCCATATTCAAAACACGTTGTTGAGAATAATAAAAGGTAGTATTATTAGCTTCCGGATCCTGCCCCCAATCTTTCAAATGGTCATACAAGTAAAACAGGTTAAAGCCATTGACAAAAATCCGAAATCCCTGAACTTTTAATTTTTCAGTGATACGTTTCGGCAAATTGTAGCCAAGTTCCAGATTTTTCAATCGTAAGAAACCTGCATCTTTTAACCATTGAGTAGATTGTACAAGATTACTGTTCCCGCCATAATCATTTCGAGGCATTGTACCTTCTATATTTTGTGGGGTCCAACGACCCTCAGCACGTGCAGTGAAAAAATTTCCTACGTCGGAATTAAATCTTCCAAACCAGTTGGAATAAAATATTGCATTTGCCTGTCCCTGAAATAATGCCGATAGGTCAAACCCTTTATAACTGAATGATGTCGTAAAACCATAAACGATTTGAGGGACATTCGTTTCATTAATTCTTATCTGGTCCCTGCTATTAATCACACCGTCGTTGTTAGCATCCTGAAATATGATATCCCCGGGTGTTGCCCCTACCAGGTGTGGAGTGCTGTTAATTTGTGCCTGATCGCGGAAAATGCCTATTGCATTGTAATATAAGGCTGAACCAATAGGCCTACCAGTGGCTAACTGATACGGTTCAGCTGCTGGCACCTCATCAGCATAAATGACCTTGTTCCTTGCGAAGGAGAAATTTCCGGTTAAACTATATTTTATGGCATGTTTATTATTGATATGCGACAGTTGCAACTCGAACCCCTTGTTTTCGACAATACCCACGTTTTGTGATGGAAGAGCTAATCCGGTATAATCGGGGACAACGGCATTGCGCGTTGTCAGAATATTGGACCGTCTTGTTTTGAAAACATCAAATTCTACGCCCAAAAGATTATCCCAAAGGGTGGCTTCCAATCCGAGATTCGATGTTTTGGCTACCTCCCAGGTTATATCAGGATTAGGCACACCACTCTGGGTCAAACCTGATACATCGTTGTTCCCAATTACATTGCTGTAATTTGTATTGTAGCCATAACTCATCAAATACTGATAAGAACTTACCTGATCATTTCCCATTTCACCATAGGATGCCCTGATTTTTAAATTATTAATAAAGGTCACTCCTTTCATAAATGATTCTTCCGATAATCTCCATCCCAATGAGAATCCGGGGAATAAGCCCCATCGTTTATCTTTGGCAAAATTCATCGATCCATCGTACCTGAAAATTGCCTGAGCTAAATATTTACCTGCATAGTCATAGGATGCTCTGCCAAAATAGTTTTGCCTTGCTGTAGTCGAGGCTGTGCCACTATTCCCCTGATCACTGGCTACACTGCTTCCGGCAAATAATTGAGGAAGTTCCGTAGAAATAAAGTTATTCCGGAAAGCACTTAAATAGTCATAATTGGTTTGCCGCTGTTCGTAACCAGCCATAGCATCCAGATTGTGTTTTTTAAAGCTACGCTTAAAGTTTATTTTAGCGTTAACTGTCATAAATGTACTTTGATCAAAATTTTCAGACAGTGATGCTTTAGCTGAACCAATTGTCGTTTTTGTATATATTCCCGTAAAACTGTTCTTATTGTACACATAAGAGGGAGTATTCCATGTTTTATTAAAATTGTATCCTGCATCGTAGTTAGCACTTCCATCTACCCAAAGTCCCTTGACCCATGGTAGGTCGAGTTTAAAAGATAAAGTACTTGTCACTCCACGATAATTCTGATTTCTGTACCCCGCTGCATCGCTAACCATATTAATTATGTTTTGGCCATCTCTGCATGGGTACAAATAATCCGTACCTGGCCAGTGAAGTTGCCACATAGGCAGGTATAACATGATATGAGAGAATGGATCATTAACCGGACGGTGACGGTCTTCCATTCTTCCTGATAAATCAAAGCCAAATTTGAAGTAATCTGTCACCTGAACATCAATATTTGATCTGAAATTGTACTGCTTATAAGTTTCAGTACCATAATTAAACTGTCCTGGCTGGTTAAGTCCTCCCAATGAAACAAAATATTTCATTTTTTTGCTTCCCCCGGATACCGAAATATCTGCCCGTTGAGTTGGGGTAAGGGTCTTAATCATCAAATCCTGCCAGTTTGTATTAGGATAGTTGTCTGGATCAGTACCATCTCTAAACTTTTGTAACTCGGCATCCGTATATTTTGCAGATAATCCTTGTGCTGCTCTGTATTCATTTTGAACATTTGCGAAAAGATATGAATCAGCCATTTTTTGTGTTCTCGTAGGCTGTGTAAATCCCTGATTAAAGTTAACCTCAAACTGAGATTTTCCGTCAGTTCCACGTTTGGTTGTTACCAAAATCACACCATTTGCTGCCCGCGCACCATAGATAGCAGCAGTTGCATCTTTCAAAACCGTCACATTTTCAATATCATTCGGATTCAACCTGCCTATTCCTGATCGTTCAACGCCATCTATAATTATAAGAGGATTGGCATTTCCGGTAGTACTTAAACCCCTGATGAATATTGTTGGATCGTCATATCCCGGTTCACCGGATCGAGTATTGATGATAACCCCGGGAAGGCGTCCTGTCAGTGAATTGGCCAGATTTTGGGCCGGGATTTTAACCAATTCAGCGCCTTTGGTTGAAACGATAGAACCTGTAGCTACCACTTTCCTTTGGGTGCCATAACCAATGGCTACCACTTCTTCAATGCCAACGGTTTCTTCAGTAAGCACCACATTAATAGTTGATTTACCTGCAACGGCAATTTCCTGTGGTTTCATCCCCACAAACGAAAACTGCAAAATGGCATTGTCAGGAATATTGGAAATTGAAAAATTGCCGTTATTGTCTGTTATGACACCAACAGTTGTCCCCTTCACCACGACAGAAACACCTGGAAGTGTTGCACCGAATTGATCGGTGACTTTACCGGAAACGGGTTTTTGTTGAAAAAGACTTGCAACATTCTCGTTTGCATTTTCTTTCGATACGATCGCAATATACTTGTCGAAAACCTTGAAGGTCAAATTGGAATCCTTGAGCAGGGAATTGAGTACTTCATCAACCGTTTGCTGATTTGCATCAACGTTATGTTTGACATTTGGATCGATTTCGTTGCTCCGATAAAAGAAACGAAACTCAGAAACCTTTTCAATTTCACTTAAGATGTTCTCAAGCGAGGCATTTTCCATTTTCAGTGACAGTCTGGTGTTCTGGGAATAGGAGTTCGTTGCATAAGTTTGCATCAAACTGATTAAGAGAAGTAACGTTGTAATTCTCATAATTCGCAATAATTTGGTTAATCTCCACTTGATCGGTGAAGATTGATAAAAATTTTTCATAATTTTGACACATTAAGTTTTGGATAATTTTTTCGCATTTCAAAATTTAATCGGAATGCCTGATCATTTTATGTCAGTGCATGAGGGTCGGGAATAGTACAAATATTTCCGGCCCTTTTCCCTTTGATTTCTACTTTTTCATTTTCATTGGCAAATGTTTAAGGTGAATTACGTTTGGTTGATTGTTTTCGGGTTCAATTTGATATCCGATCCTGGAAATATATGTGAGGATCTCCAAAATCTGGTCTATTGGTTTGGTTTTCAATATAGAACCTGAAAAGGCAATATCTTTAATACTCTCCTGATCGAACACAATTTTGACACTGTACCATTTCTCCAGCTTCTTTGCTATCTCTCGTAAAGATTCCTTCCGGAAAACAATGGTTCCTGTTGTCCAGCTGGTATAAAATTCCACATTAACCTTTTTCAGGTTTAATATTCCGGCAGATTTACTGAATTCGGCATTCATATTCGGAAGAAGCTCAGCAACAGTATTTCCGCTTTTATTCTGTATTGCCACCTTCCCCTCAACAAGTGTGACATTCGTTTTTTCATTCTCAGCGTAAGAATCCACATTGAACCTTGTTCCAGTTACCTCTACATCCAGATCTGTGGTTTTAATAACAAACGGATGGTTTTTATCGGAAGCAACCTCAAAGAAAGCTTCACCATCAAGTTCAACAACTCTTGATTTAGCGCTAAAACTTGAAGGGTACCTTAATTTTGTTCCCGAATTGAGCCATACCTTGGTTGAATCGCTCATGGCTAATATGGCGCTTTGTCCTAACGGAACAGTCAATTCTTGCCACGCAACATCCTGGTTGAAGAATTTTTGGGAAACCATGTATTGAACCAATGCCCCAACTGAAAGAAAGATCAGGATAGCTGCCGCATATTTCAAATATCCGGTAAATATCAGGGCTTTAAAATTTCTGCGCTTGAATTGCCTAAACGGCAGGTCAACATCCACATTGGGATTTTCGTATTGAATACCCGAAAGTGCCCAGCAATTTAAAATATCATTGTATGTTTTGCGATTTTCGGGACTCATTTCGATCCAATCCATAACAGTCTTCATTTCCGACTGATCGGTAATATTTCCAGTGACAAAATCGATAAGCTGTTCTTCCTTCATTTTCCGGCATTTGTAATGTATAATCCATAAGTTGGGTTTTACCCTGAGTGAAAATTACAAATATTTTTAGCGGAAGAGAAAAATCACAAGTGGAAGGTAATCTTTGAGTGTGATACGGAATATTTTAAGGGCGTTGGAGATGTGCGTTTCCACGGTTTTCTGTGCAATTTGCATTTCATCGGCGATTTCTGAATATTTCTTTTCATCGAAACGGCTCATTTCGAAAGCCCTCCGGCATTGCGGAGACAAACTGTCCAGTGTCTGTTGAATAAGCTTCTCTATCTCATAAAAAGCCAGGGAGGAGGTATCCAAACTGTTCAAGGCATCATGAATAAGACTCATACGTTGCTCAGCCAAATTACCAAGATGCCGCTTCTCTAATTTTAAATCCCGGATATATTTCAGGCACCTGTTTTTGGTCACGGTAAAAAGCCAGGCATTCAGGTTGGTCTCAATTGTCAGTTTTTCCTTGTTGTCCCACAAGGAAGAAAACACATCCTGAATAATGTTGGAACAGGCTTCTTCGTTGCGAAGATACTGAAGTGCAAAATGGAAAATACGTCGGTAGTGCGATTTATAGATAACCTCAAACGAAGAAATATCCCCATTTTTCAATTTCCCGATTAACGAACTATCGTAGATATACATTCCGACCCATTTTTTTCGATACAAATGTAAGAAATTCTGACACTAGTGTTATGGGAGGTTCCGGTGATAAGCTTGGTTAAGATTATCCAATAGTTTTCAATTTTTAGGTTTTATTACTTCAGACATAGAGAATTTTAAGATTACTTCTTGAATTTGACTGAATTACTAATCAAGAGAGGAGGTCCCTTCTTGTGATTTTTATTGAAACAGCATTTTATCCACATAGATATCCTGAAATCTAGGATCACTTTCCAGGTTGATATGAGTAGTTTTTGTCAGAATTTCTTCAATTATTTCTGGGTTTGAAAACAGGAATATCTTTGCCCCAATCAGCGCTGTATTTCCCATTTTATGAATTTTTTGCTCCTCAATTTCAACCATTCCTGTTGCGACAACATTGCCTATATTGATGTAACTTCCGAAGCCACCAGCAATATATATTTCCTGAATATCGAAAAGCTGAATCGAAAGCTTATTTGCCAGAATGGACAGACCGGCAGAAATGGCGGCTTTGGCCAACTGAAATTCGTTGATGTCCTTTTGCGTCAGGGTCACTTTCCCTGCAATATGAATTTGCTCTTCTCCTGAAATGATTTCGCCGAACATCCCGATCAGTTCCAGCTTGCGGAAAATGGCGATGGCATCAACCAGGGCGCTACCACATATTCCCTTTGGTAAAGTATTCCCGATCACACTGGCTTCTATCTTTCCATCTACCAGATTTAGAGACGAGATTGCACCGGTTACAGCCCTCATGCCCATTGAAATATTAGCACCTTCAAAGGCTGGACCGGCTGCCGTTGATGCACAAACAATCTGGGTTTTATTTCCTATGACGATTTCTCCATTGGTTCCCAGATCAATCAGAGCTGTATAATTTTCCTTCTGGTGAAGTCCGGTTGCTGCAATCCCAGCCAGGATGTCGCTTCCCACAAAACTTCCGATGGATGGGTAAAATTGTACTTTTTCGGTTACCTGAAATTTCCATTCCAGTTCTTCCGGATTAAATGTTTTCATGCCTAAACTATCGCTGTGAAACGGGTACATCGAAAGAGGAGAAACATCACAATTGCTAAAGATCAGTTGCATGGCCGTGTTGCCAACCAGAACCACTTTTTGAAGGTCGACTTCGTGTTTTTTTAGCATTAATTTAATCATTGTTCCGATGGCTGAACGGATTATCCGGGCCATTTCAGAAGCATTTCCATCCAGACAAGCCTGAATTCTGGAAATCAGATCGGCACCAAATTTAACCTGCGGGTTCAGCATGGTTTCAACAGCCAGCACTTTAGCCGATGATAAGTCGATCAATTGGGCAACTACTGTGGTAGTTCCCAAGTCAACAGCCACACCGAATCCTTTTTGCGGAACGAAATCAAACTCGCTTTCGTCTGCCAGGATCAGGTGATTAAATTGTTCAATTTCGAGGGTGATATCGCCGGTACATTGGCTGAAACAGGCCAGCCTCCATTCAGGAGAAAGGCCAAGTTGTTCAATTTTCCGCTGGTGGGCATCAGTTGTTTTTATCTCCCCATCCAAAAGCCTGACTTTGCATTTTCCGCAGGTTCCTTTGCCCCCGCAAGGAAACTCAATCCCGAATTCATGAAGCACGTCAATCAACGGAGTTTGGTTGTTTACCTGCAATTCTTTGCCAAGGGGGTACAAGCAGATGGTATGTTTTTTCATGTTTATAATTTTAGGTTTCATCAATCAGACAAAGTCTCATTCCTTTTCATTTGTAAGTCGTTAATCACTTTCCCGGAAGCCAGGAAAACAGCTGGTTTGCCTGACAGAGGGTTATTTTGGGTAACTATTACGGTTTGGTAAACATCCTCAATATTTTGGAAAGTCAGAACATCTTCCGGAGGACCTTGAGTATGTATTTTGCCTTTGTTGACCAGAATCAACCGGTCGCAGTATTCCGATGCCAGGTTCAGATCGTGAATGACCATCAGTACCGAAAGTCCCATTTCCTGGTTCAGTTGCTGCAACACATTCAGGATATGAACCTGGTGTGTAATGTCGAGGTGCGAAGTCGGTTCGTCAAGCAAAAGCAGCTGAGGTTGTTGGGTTAGGGCACGGGCAATTCCGGCAAGTTGCTGTTCACCACCACTTAATTCCGACATCAGTTGATCCTTAAACCGCCAGGTGTCGGTCATTTCCATGTACTTGTGAGCAATTTCAAAATCCTCGTCGGTTTCGAAAAAATTGAAACGGCTGTGGTACGGAATCCGGCCCATCAGCACGTAATCTTCCACACTTATGTCGCCTGCTTCAATAAACTGGCTAACGATGGCAATGTTTTGAGCCCGCTCCCGCAGCGAAAACGACCTCAGGTTTTTATCCGACAACAGAATTTTTCCAGATTTCAGGCCAAGGGTTCCGGTTATGGCGCGGAAAAGCGTAGTTTTTCCCGATCCGTTGGGACCAATGATTCCGGCGAACGAACTTCTCGGAATATTGAAGTTAATATCGGACAACTGAAATTTCGGGTATCCGCAACACAGATTTTGTAGGACCAGAATATTGTTCATCGGCTTTTATTAAGTGAACGGATGGAAGAACGGCTCATCATCAACAGGAAAACAACACCACCGGCAATCCCGGTAATCACCCCTATGGGTAATTCGTTGGGCGATATGATGGTGCGTGCAATGACATCGGAAAGAACCAGAAAAATGGAACCCGACAAAAAGGAACTGATCAGCAGGATCCGGTAATCGGAACCCACCAAAAGGCGCATCAGGTGCGGGATAATCAGCCCAACAAAACCGATCACACCGGCCACCGCCACCGAAACACCGGCAAGCAGCGAGGCAAGCAGGAACAAGAGTTTGATTACGGTGTCGGTATTAATTCCGAGATGTTTGGCCTTTTCTTCGCCCAATCTCAAGGCATTGAGCGGCTGCACAAAAAAGTACGAAACGACCAGGGAAACAAAAGCCAGAATCAAGGTGATGTATATCAACATCATGTCGGGTTCATCCAATGATCCCATGATCCAGAAAATAATACCGTGCAGGTTTTCTGAACTGGTAGTTGCCATCAGAAGCATCATGGCCGACGACGCGATGAAACTGACCATTACCCCGGTAAGCAACATGGTTTGAATATTCACACGGCCATTGCGGGTGCTGATGGTGTAAACCAGGAAAATAATCAGGAACGAACCGGCAAAACCTGCAAGGGGCAGCATAAACGACCCAACGAGTTGATGCAATCCGAATACGATAACGAAGGCAACGCCCAATGACGCACCACCAGAAATCCCAAGCGTATAAGGCTCAACCAATGGATTGCGGTAAACACCTTGCAATAAAATGCCAGAAAGGCTGAGCGCCCCACCAACAGCAATGCCAAGCAACACGCGTGGAAAGCGGATTTGGCATAAAATGGTATATTCCATACTTTCATGCCCTTTCCGGAGAATACTTAAAATGTCCATAAACCCGAGGTTCATTTCGCCAACCGACAGAGACAAAATCACAGAAGCAACAAGCAGGACAACTAATCCAACCAGATAGAGCGACCATTGAAGGTATTTTTTCTGCATTTCAATCATGCCGGAACGTTTATTTCGTATAATCTGATTATATTTTTCATTCTCATAGTTAAAATTCAATTCCCTGACGACTTTTTATTTTCCGGTCGTAAGGATGTTTCACCTTCTGAATGTAGCTCACGTAATCGGCCACTTCAATCAGGCCGTCGCTGGCACCCCTGCCTGTGAGGACCAGCTCCAGATTGAATGGTTTCAGGGCAATGAATTCGAGCAATTCGGTTTCGGCCAGTGTGCCATCACGTACCGAGATCAGGATTTCATCCAGAACAAGCAAATCAGGCTTCTCCTTTTGAATAAATGCAGCAAGTTGGGCCAATCCGTCTATTACATCGTTCCGGCTGCTTTCCCGTGTCACTTCCGTGTTAAACGACCAGTGCCCTTTAGTAAAACCAAGGATGGTTGCACCAAGATTCTGTTAACCTTGAATTTCATTGTAGCCGTACAGTTCGGGCT containing:
- a CDS encoding iron ABC transporter permease, with translation MIEMQKKYLQWSLYLVGLVVLLVASVILSLSVGEMNLGFMDILSILRKGHESMEYTILCQIRFPRVLLGIAVGGALSLSGILLQGVYRNPLVEPYTLGISGGASLGVAFVIVFGLHQLVGSFMLPLAGFAGSFLIIFLVYTISTRNGRVNIQTMLLTGVMVSFIASSAMMLLMATTSSENLHGIIFWIMGSLDEPDMMLIYITLILAFVSLVVSYFFVQPLNALRLGEEKAKHLGINTDTVIKLLFLLASLLAGVSVAVAGVIGFVGLIIPHLMRLLVGSDYRILLISSFLSGSIFLVLSDVIARTIISPNELPIGVITGIAGGVVFLLMMSRSSIRSLNKSR
- a CDS encoding ASKHA domain-containing protein, with amino-acid sequence MKKHTICLYPLGKELQVNNQTPLIDVLHEFGIEFPCGGKGTCGKCKVRLLDGEIKTTDAHQRKIEQLGLSPEWRLACFSQCTGDITLEIEQFNHLILADESEFDFVPQKGFGVAVDLGTTTVVAQLIDLSSAKVLAVETMLNPQVKFGADLISRIQACLDGNASEMARIIRSAIGTMIKLMLKKHEVDLQKVVLVGNTAMQLIFSNCDVSPLSMYPFHSDSLGMKTFNPEELEWKFQVTEKVQFYPSIGSFVGSDILAGIAATGLHQKENYTALIDLGTNGEIVIGNKTQIVCASTAAGPAFEGANISMGMRAVTGAISSLNLVDGKIEASVIGNTLPKGICGSALVDAIAIFRKLELIGMFGEIISGEEQIHIAGKVTLTQKDINEFQLAKAAISAGLSILANKLSIQLFDIQEIYIAGGFGSYINIGNVVATGMVEIEEQKIHKMGNTALIGAKIFLFSNPEIIEEILTKTTHINLESDPRFQDIYVDKMLFQ
- a CDS encoding DUF4974 domain-containing protein, whose amino-acid sequence is MKEEQLIDFVTGNITDQSEMKTVMDWIEMSPENRKTYNDILNCWALSGIQYENPNVDVDLPFRQFKRRNFKALIFTGYLKYAAAILIFLSVGALVQYMVSQKFFNQDVAWQELTVPLGQSAILAMSDSTKVWLNSGTKLRYPSSFSAKSRVVELDGEAFFEVASDKNHPFVIKTTDLDVEVTGTRFNVDSYAENEKTNVTLVEGKVAIQNKSGNTVAELLPNMNAEFSKSAGILNLKKVNVEFYTSWTTGTIVFRKESLREIAKKLEKWYSVKIVFDQESIKDIAFSGSILKTKPIDQILEILTYISRIGYQIEPENNQPNVIHLKHLPMKMKK
- a CDS encoding TonB-dependent receptor, which translates into the protein MRITTLLLLISLMQTYATNSYSQNTRLSLKMENASLENILSEIEKVSEFRFFYRSNEIDPNVKHNVDANQQTVDEVLNSLLKDSNLTFKVFDKYIAIVSKENANENVASLFQQKPVSGKVTDQFGATLPGVSVVVKGTTVGVITDNNGNFSISNIPDNAILQFSFVGMKPQEIAVAGKSTINVVLTEETVGIEEVVAIGYGTQRKVVATGSIVSTKGAELVKIPAQNLANSLTGRLPGVIINTRSGEPGYDDPTIFIRGLSTTGNANPLIIIDGVERSGIGRLNPNDIENVTVLKDATAAIYGARAANGVILVTTKRGTDGKSQFEVNFNQGFTQPTRTQKMADSYLFANVQNEYRAAQGLSAKYTDAELQKFRDGTDPDNYPNTNWQDLMIKTLTPTQRADISVSGGSKKMKYFVSLGGLNQPGQFNYGTETYKQYNFRSNIDVQVTDYFKFGFDLSGRMEDRHRPVNDPFSHIMLYLPMWQLHWPGTDYLYPCRDGQNIINMVSDAAGYRNQNYRGVTSTLSFKLDLPWVKGLWVDGSANYDAGYNFNKTWNTPSYVYNKNSFTGIYTKTTIGSAKASLSENFDQSTFMTVNAKINFKRSFKKHNLDAMAGYEQRQTNYDYLSAFRNNFISTELPQLFAGSSVASDQGNSGTASTTARQNYFGRASYDYAGKYLAQAIFRYDGSMNFAKDKRWGLFPGFSLGWRLSEESFMKGVTFINNLKIRASYGEMGNDQVSSYQYLMSYGYNTNYSNVIGNNDVSGLTQSGVPNPDITWEVAKTSNLGLEATLWDNLLGVEFDVFKTRRSNILTTRNAVVPDYTGLALPSQNVGIVENKGFELQLSHINNKHAIKYSLTGNFSFARNKVIYADEVPAAEPYQLATGRPIGSALYYNAIGIFRDQAQINSTPHLVGATPGDIIFQDANNDGVINSRDQIRINETNVPQIVYGFTTSFSYKGFDLSALFQGQANAIFYSNWFGRFNSDVGNFFTARAEGRWTPQNIEGTMPRNDYGGNSNLVQSTQWLKDAGFLRLKNLELGYNLPKRITEKLKVQGFRIFVNGFNLFYLYDHLKDWGQDPEANNTTFYYSQQRVLNMGFNLTF
- a CDS encoding RNA polymerase sigma-70 factor; this encodes MYIYDSSLIGKLKNGDISSFEVIYKSHYRRIFHFALQYLRNEEACSNIIQDVFSSLWDNKEKLTIETNLNAWLFTVTKNRCLKYIRDLKLEKRHLGNLAEQRMSLIHDALNSLDTSSLAFYEIEKLIQQTLDSLSPQCRRAFEMSRFDEKKYSEIADEMQIAQKTVETHISNALKIFRITLKDYLPLVIFLFR
- a CDS encoding ABC transporter ATP-binding protein, translating into MNNILVLQNLCCGYPKFQLSDINFNIPRSSFAGIIGPNGSGKTTLFRAITGTLGLKSGKILLSDKNLRSFSLRERAQNIAIVSQFIEAGDISVEDYVLMGRIPYHSRFNFFETDEDFEIAHKYMEMTDTWRFKDQLMSELSGGEQQLAGIARALTQQPQLLLLDEPTSHLDITHQVHILNVLQQLNQEMGLSVLMVIHDLNLASEYCDRLILVNKGKIHTQGPPEDVLTFQNIEDVYQTVIVTQNNPLSGKPAVFLASGKVINDLQMKRNETLSD